In Toxoplasma gondii ME49 chromosome X, whole genome shotgun sequence, a single genomic region encodes these proteins:
- a CDS encoding membrane protein, putative (encoded by transcript TGME49_225730), whose product MSWATRLLRMSSPRLGLLPLGRSVKLGGAKERVSFSQFFDSEYFWTKANVGPFFLFLFTSPFWYQGIKTVYASCRYRKLNEREIISDRYTWLHERMLEDEVERVLLEQVPAGGFDKTRPGLLLGPSTL is encoded by the exons ATGTCCTGGGCTACGAGACTTCTCCGCATGTCGAGCCCGCGGCTCGGGCTGCTGCCACTGGGGAGGAGCGTCAAACTCGGCGGCGCCAAAGAGAG agtttccttctcccaGTTTTTCGACTCGGAATATTTCTGGACGAAGGCCAACGTCGGacccttcttcctctttctgttcaCGTCTCCTTTCTGGTACCAAGGAATCAAG ACTGTTTACGCATCCTGCCGCTACCGGAAGCTGAATGAGAGAGAGATCATCTCGGATCGCTACACTTGGCTTCACGAACGCATGCTG GAAGATGAGGTCGAACGCGTCCTGCTCGAACAAGTGCCTGCCGGAGGTTTTGATAAGACCCGGCCCGGACTTCTGCTGGGACCGTCGACCTTGTAG
- a CDS encoding hypothetical protein (encoded by transcript TGME49_225720), translating to MLPVASGGLPRHAKALRSHARRGFSERSMSSSCSGGKFVLSASPLSSVSASNASQSRSPAGVSLNHPFLSASLPCHSRSLSAASSASYPLSSGSSLSPVLSARSSLSRSEVTLCSASLSARSPSAGAGGRESSFASSPSSTRRSVLPSLLAFSPHSRLSGPASLCRLSALACPVFSPAAVPSAASALSDGLGPVRAAHKFAAPPCPNLLLLRKTIHQRLQPILFFLKNDVTMGNYVYDQHFKGVLCSPLFEGKSYKEIYAMVDRVLEDIGLSGRVKLYCEPPSLLHKMKYHVRKHWPLEK from the exons ATGCTGCCGGTGGCGTCAGGCGGCCTCCCGCGGCACGCAAAAGCGCTGCGGAGTCACGCCCGACGAGGTTTCTCTGAGAGGAGCATGTCCAGTTCTTGCTCAGGAGGCAAGTTtgttctgtctgcttctcctctctcatctgtctccgcctccaaTGCGTCGCAATCCCGTTCTCCGGCCGGTGTGTCTCTGAACCacccttttctgtctgcctctctgccgtGCCACTCCCGCTCTCTATCTGccgcttcctctgcctcttatcctctctcctctggttcgtctctctctcctgtccttTCCGCtcgttcttccctgtctcgctCCGAGGTCACTCTGTGctccgcttcgctctctgcgcgGTCGCCGTCTGCAGGCGCAGGTGGTCGCGAGTCGTCTTTCGCGAGTTCCCCGTCCTCCACTCGTCGTTCGGtgcttccttccctccttgctttctctccacactcCCGTCTTTCAGgccctgcctctctctgtcgtctttccGCCCTCGCGTGTCCTGTTTTCTCGCCTGCTGCTGTTCCCTCTGCTGCCTCGGCCTTATCGGACGGCCTGGGTCCAGTCCGCGCTGCCCACAAATTTGCAGCTCCACCTTGTCCCAATCTTTTGCTTCTGCGAAAAACCATCCATCAGCGTCTCCAACcgattctcttcttcctcaaaaATGACGTGACTATGGGCAACTACGTCTACGATCAGCATTTCAAG GGTGTCCTGTGTTCTCCCTTGTTTGAAGGAAAGTCCTACAAGGAAATCTACGCGATGGTGGACCGCGTTCTTGAAGACATTG GCCTCAGCGGGCGCGTCAAACTCTACTGCGAGCCGCCTTCCCTCTTGCAC AAAATGAAGTACCACGTTCGGAAGCACTGGCCGCTCGAGAAGTAG
- a CDS encoding mitochondrial inner membrane translocase subunit TIM17, putative (encoded by transcript TGME49_225710~Predicted trans-membrane domain (TMHMM2.0):100-123), whose amino-acid sequence MFQSSRGEPPSPLALSPTSPAPSPAAVQQNPSTHSSISDFAVPFSPSERPVEKPMDIFLGDRYRTLNLTPDATTLTDEQKQIQQQILLQNKVERFFTEGCLARAAVMGAGGGVLGGLFGAFFFTMKPVDVDTSLPFRDQMRQQYRNFLPEVGRSAKSFAKLGFLYSLAECFIQRERAVHDINNAIYAGCFTGAALSYKGGPWAAAAGCAGFAAFSGIMETLQPFGNMGA is encoded by the exons ATGTTTCAGTCTTCCAGAGGAGAGCCCCCCTCCCCCCTGGCTTTGTCCCCCACTTCACCCGCTCCGTCGCCCGCAGCGGTTCAGCAAAACCCGTCGACCCATTCTTCTATCTCTGACTTTGCGgttcccttttctccctccgaGCGTCCGGTGGAGAAGCCCATGGACATTTTCTTGGGCGACAGATACCGAACCTTGAACTTGACGCCCGACGCGACGACTCTGACTGACGAACAGAAACAGATACAGCAACAGATTCTGCTACAAAACAAAGTCGAACGGTTCTTCACGGAGGGCTGTCTGGCGCGGGCAGCCGTCATGGGGGCTGGAGGCGGAGTCCTGG GAGGTCTTttcggcgccttcttcttcacgaTGAAGCCCGTCGACGTGGACACCAGTCTCCCTTTCCGTGACCAGATGCGGCAGCAATATCGGAACTTCCTGCCGGAAGTTGGACGCTCTGCCAAGAGTTTTGCCAAACTGGGTTTTCTCTATTCCCTTGCGGAATGCTTCATCCAGAGA GAAAGGGCGGTCCACGACATAAACAACGCAATCTACGCTGGATGCTTCACAGGAGCTGCCCTCTCTTACAAAG gtgGCCCATgggcagctgctgcaggaTGCGCAGGATTCGCTGCATTCTCGGGAATCATGGAGACCCTTCAGCCTTTTGGAAACATGGGAGCGTGA
- a CDS encoding hypothetical protein (encoded by transcript TGME49_225690) yields the protein MALPRLPSKESNALTRHDSSNTAYFQDYWSENSSDSGLSQGQDNACTPLCGNGGRVRGFQASVVVPPPAPSPGHQTGQFTTLSHPSQYETVTAAHEGGGVPQHQQESSLHHSSVCHIPPGSQCSPLQRSAVDLTSASAGGHSPSGYSRPQQLPIRDHLSSQANSLFVSAANGHLVTQSQGQAKVENPTNHIQPTLAHNGDAGNPASRGTGAERPETKKGKRSQGKKAGEGASRGKGTPQNTASKTKGNEQQPQGASGKQDASKQKRTTLKRNPAGKPELAGVSAKSLPVGDASMGAEAALGVAISADYLKRNQQEDSGVAPSPSEAAVTTQSGGEGSRISAGISPAQNLPGSSAAGASKGVVALAHDITPGWGMLPAEAQHYSATTSQQQREWRSLKESVRENQHGSDKLAGEGVFVNKVPRQILPSPPNPALCVNTERPPSRPCIDIKFRLLSRQEPRAGGVLSKSLMQPMLTTGITPRSKAASRKVSEAISRKMSKATSRRISKATALPISKSDILSEPGVVDSEGKVRFRVFQVKRPGEDRWSLVAYKWLNHKRSPQTAEDCVPLSCNEQCGGTSTAVCGASEKSVAISHGTGASKQEGGLSSFVFPCASTVSLQIPGCMDSVQTPAVGDQGRCNTSCLPTVEAPQWCSQGQVQQCSASDNAELGLVASGETAPGEPYQLSCYGIDAGQYCQFGDGTPAEPVESWWTPQASAEDLQMVDTHYMDAEAWSQPNNGEGVWSDQFGIGDFPQAFNSQEARRSSTKLKQGNLPRASLAQTNPTSSAAVAVTSSMPVNQTESRASRAHVRQRTSQQPPSRKATRVSVPAEAKEGRKSVGEPRHSIGIGKRVSSTSASPGGASTSSPARVISFAPASYLKRATSKRGTVAQEVSSSGAATAYTLVADGGAQHSPQSMASFSRVEQKSPSANMADVACSSWQCKPLSCCEKTESYVSAPPVSSCTWTRAGTTANEQQVPSPAVSSEELDVLQQVPAHLRSSALLTGPEASQAVPPARTTTAPTEYQVPVGADASDRQTKKEFSLKSWLVNSLLWSACRESDNADTKKSEPSPEVSGLVKEEEEGELPQISQEQAKQLKDEAEHADDRVDVFPPHQISRDKQRKDGSISVFFREIKRRQDTRKLHSRRQDSRSATAILERLASASSVSAAAATKPEDELMSLLSAATIYKDKPEPVFLFRVIQSQQAKDREWRRLVAFRPPVHVRQPPAPYLPHTESHMANSQGVHGDSASMRCVVPSACCRSASVQSDDSIVTRKYEHRTSYVPLATRGKTLHVVTHHGVENATQSVLRDEQKTQSERLPCVSSFAVKMAREAAERMAVRQAIKEARGTGSSDRSGTELQTTEETELVETDREEEVDDHEEPIQEYEFQWEGTWRSIAGAAELFCCSDACASQTPITPSTRREAPMVMIEDSADEEDKTDVEVVIEEGQEETEDAVEEGGKQLHGAVEEGYKEAEQVIVEGEEGPVETLEQQGEQDDEVENADSWCMLSSAPESVQRGSCTSCCDGWRLTDNPPATISPSCTSVRDSAPESRSETVLSQGTAQYSSLSSSRSLQPKCSYSCWGFPKYPFSSKESVASETGPRMPRESPLLSPPSAQEGDTAYEDGFPVDDGLEEEQRQTPVYVIPPASASLGYQADGSFPYTTLWGYSYQQPPVAAIPVTIPSPATTFPSTLSHSVMEGSGVGIPHQTSFSTSSPEFPVAFLPTTVVPFPAAPAPEPSHVRLSKIRLPPPPPPEMSESEGARLLVTSREEETQRGPPTWAVVPTPTHRVRIAVLPGRQPSSGGDDAVPCESWCGTQYCCE from the coding sequence ATGGCGTTGCCCCGGCTCCCGTCTAAGGAGTCGAACGCCCTCACCCGGCACGACTCTTCCAACACTGCGTACTTCCAGGACTACTGGTCGGAAAACTCGTCGGATTCTGGACTATCCCAGGGACAGGACAACGCTTGCACTCCCTTATGCGGAAACGGAGGTCGTGTCCGTGGGTTTCAAGCATCGGTTGTCGTGCCACCCCCTGCGCCCTCCCCCGGACATCAGACGGGGCAGTTCACTACACTGAGTCACCCCTCGCAGTATGAAACAGTTACCGCTGCTCACGAAGGTGGTGGCGTCCCACAGCACCAACAGGAAAGCAGTCTCCACCATTCTTCTGTGTGTCATATTCCTCCGGGTTCTCAATGCAGCCCACTTCAGCGATCTGCTGTGGATTTgacctctgcttctgcaggtGGCCACTCCCCTTCTGGGTACTCACGCCCGCAGCAACTGCCGATAAGAGACCACCTGAGTAGTCAGGCCaattctctctttgtttccgcCGCGAATGGTCACCTCGTGACGCAGAGTCAGGGTCAGGCGAAAGTCGAGAATCCGACGAACCACATTCAGCCTACCCTTGCCCACAACGGCGATGCAGGGAACCCTGCGAGTCGGGGGACGGGAGCTGAACGGCCtgaaacgaagaaggggaagcgaTCGCAAGGCAAGAAGGCGGGGGAGGGAGCTTCTCGCGGAAAAGGCACTCCGCAAAATACGGCGTCGAAGACCAAGGGAAACGAACAGCAGCCGCAAGGCGCCAGCGGTAAGCAGGACGCGagcaaacagaaacgcacgACGTTAAAGAGAAACCCCGCTGGTAAGCCGGAGCTTGCCGGTGTATCAGCCAAATCACTCCCAGTGGGTGACGCATCGATGGGCGCTGAAGCAGCTCTTGGAGTTGCCATATCCGCAGACTACCTAAAGAGAAATCAACAGGAGGACAGCGGTGTAGCACCTTCACCGAGCGAAGCTGCCGTGACCACTCAGTCAGGTGGAGAAGGTTCTAGGATCTCGGCTGGCATTTCACCAGCGCAAAACCTTCCCGGTTCGTCGGCCGCTGGCGCGTCGAAAGGggtcgtcgctctcgcgcaTGATATTACCCCAGGGTGGGGGATGCTGCCGGCCGAAGCACAACACTATTCCGCCACCACAAGTCAGCAACAGCGAGAATGGAGGAGCTTGAAAGAGAGCGTTAGAGAGAATCAACACGGATCAGATAAATTGGCAGGGGAAGGTGTCTTTGTAAACAAGGTGCCTCGGCAAATTCTACCCAGTCCCCCAAATCCGGCCCTCTGTGTAAACACAGAGCGACCACCATCAAGGCCGTGCATCGATATCAAGTTCCGGCTTCTGTCACGCCAAGAGCCGCGCGCCGGCGGTGTCCTGTCCAAGAGCCTCATGCAGCCGATGTTGACAACAGGGATCACACCGAGGTCGAAAGCAGCGTCCAGAAAGGTGTCAGAAGCAATATCCAGAAAGATGTCGAAAGCGACGTCCAGAAGGATCTCGAAAGCAACTGCCCTGCCGATTTCGAAAAGTGACATCCTGTCAGAGCCCGGCGTCGTTGACTCTGAAGGGAAGGTGCGATTCCGAGTGTTCCAGGTGAAACGTCCGGGAGAAGATAGATGGTCGCTCGTTGCATACAAATGGCTGAATCACAAGCGTTCGCCTCAAACTGCAGAAGATTGtgtgcctctctcctgcaaTGAGCAGTGCGGCGGCACTTCCACTGCAGTCTGTGGAGCCTCTGAAAAAAGCGTTGCCATCTCACACGGCACGGGTGCGAGTAAACAGGAAGGCGGGCTGAGTTCGTTTGTGTTCCCGTGCGCCAGTACCGTCTCGCTACAGATCCCTGGATGCATGGACTCTGTGCAGACACCTGCTGTCGGCGATCAAGGCCGGTGCAACACCTCTTGCCTCCCGACTGTTGAGGCTCCCCAATGGTGCTCTCAAGGACAAGTCCAGCAATGCAGTGCAAGCGACAACGCTGAACTTGGGCTAGTTGCTTCAGGGGAGACAGCTCCTGGCGAACCGTACCAACTCAGTTGCTACGGGATAGATGCGGGGCAATATTGTCAGTTCGGGGATGGCACACCGGCTGAGCCTGTGGAATCATGGTGGACACCTCAGGCATCGGCGGAAGACTTACAGATGGTCGACACGCATTATATGGACGCAGAGGCATGGAGCCAGCCGAACAATGGTGAGGGCGTCTGGAGTGATCAGTTCGGTATTGGAGATTTCCCACAGGCATTCAATTCTCAGGAGGCCCGACGGTCCTCGACCAAGCTCAAGCAAGGAAATCTGCCTCGAGCATCGCTGGCACAAACAAATCCAACATCATCCGCCGCAGTCGCTGTGACATCGAGTATGCCTGTGAATCAGACGGAGTCAAGAGCGTCTCGAGCACATGTTCGACAACGCACATCGCAGCAGCCCCCAAGCCGGAAGGCCACCCGTGTGTCAGTCCCTGCTGAGGCGAAAGAAGGTCGAAAGTCCGTCGGCGAGCCAAGACATTCGATCGGGATTGGCAAGCGTGTGAGTTCGACATCAGCTTCTCCAGGAGGAGCTTCAACCAGTTCTCCAGCCAGAGTGATCTCGTTCGCGCCAGCGTCCTATCTAAAGCGTGCTACTTCAAAACGGGGAACCGTGGCTCAGGAAGTTAGCTCCTCTGGTGCCGCAACCGCATATACATTGGTGGCGGATGGTGGTGCGCAACATTCACCACAGTCCATGGCCAGCTTTTCGAGAGTCGAGCAGAAGTCTCCGTCGGCGAACATGGCTGATGTTGCGTGCTCATCGTGGCAATGTAAGCCTCTCAGCTGCTGTGAGAAAACTGAATCGTATGTTTCcgctcctcctgtctcttcttgcaCCTGGACTCGGGCCGGAACGACCGCAAATGAGCAGCAGGTGCCCTCTCCAGCCGTGAGCTCTGAAGAACTTGACGTTTTACAACAGGTACCTGCACACCTTCGCTCATCGGCATTGTTGACTGGACCTGAAGCATCCCAGGCCGTACCACCTGCTCGCACGACAACCGCACCGACTGAGTATCAAGTCCCCGTAGGTGCCGACGCATCTGACCGTCAGACAAAGAAAGAGTTTTCGTTGAAGAGCTGGCTAGTAAATTCTTTGTTATGGTCAGCCTGCCGAGAATCAGACAATGCAGACACGAAAAAATCAGAACCCTCTCCGGAGGTCTCAGGCCTTGtcaaggaggaagaggaaggggaacTCCCCCAGATATCTCAGGAACAAGCAAAGCAACTCaaggacgaagcagaacaCGCGGATGACCGTGTAGATGTCTTCCCGCCCCACCAAATCTCACGCGACAAACAGCGGAAGGATGGTAGCATTTCGGTCTTTTTCCGAGAGATAAAACGACGCCAAGACACTCGCAAATTGCATAGTAGACGCCAGGACAGTCGAAGCGCTACGGCCATCTTGGAAAGGCTGGCGTCTGCATCTTCCgtttctgctgctgcagcgacAAAGCCGGAAGATGAACTCATGTCGCTTCTGTCAGCCGCCACCATCTACAAAGACAAACCAGAgcccgtcttcctcttccgcgtAATTCAATCCCAACAGGCCAAGGACAGAGAGTGGAGGCGACTTGTTGCATTCCGACCCCCCGTGCATGTGCGGCAACCTCCCGCGCCTTATCTGCCTCACACAGAGAGTCACATGGCGAACAGCCAAGGCGTTCACGGAGATTCCGCTTCCATGAGATGTGTCGTGCCTTCAGCGTGTTGccgctctgcttctgttcagTCCGATGACTCAATTGTGACGCGCAAGTATGAACACCGAACTAGCTACGTGCCTTTAGCCACGCGAGGCAAGACGCTCCATGTTGTGACACACCATGGGGTTGAAAACGCGACGCAGAGCGTCCTACGGGACGAACAAAAGACGCAAAGCGAACGCCTTCCGTGCGTTTCCTCATTTGCTGTCAAGATGGCTAGAGAGGCGGCTGAACGCATGGCAGTGCGTCAAGCGATCAAAGAGGCGAGGGGAACTGGGTCAAGTGACCGAAGCGGGACAGAGCTCCAaacgacagaggaaacggaactCGTCGAGACTGACAGGGAAGAGGAGGTGGACGATCACGAGGAACCGATACAAGAGTACGAATTTCAATGGGAAGGTACCTGGAGGAGCATTGCCGGAGCGGCAGAGCTGTTCTGTTGCTCTGATGCATGTGCAAGCCAAACACCTATCACCCCTTCAACTCGTCGGGAAGCACCAATGGTGATGATCGAGGATAGTGCTGATgaggaagacaagacagaTGTTGAGGTGGTAATTGAGGAAGGACAGGAGGAAACTGAAGACGCTGTTGAGGAAGGAGGGAAACAACTTCATGGTGCAGTTGAGGAAGGATATAAAGAAGCCGAACAGGTAATTGttgagggagaggaaggaccTGTGGAAACACTCGAGCAGCAGGGGGAGCAAGATGACGAGGTAGAGAACGCTGACTCCTGGTGTATGCTCTCATCTGCTCCGGAAAGCGTCCAAAGGGGAAGCTGTACTTCGTGTTGTGACGGGTGGAGATTGACTGACAACCCTCCAGCAACTATAAGTCCGTCATGCACTTCTGTCCGAGACAGCGCACCGGAATCTCGCAGCGAAACAGTACTAAGTCAGGGGACGGCACAGTATTCTAGCCTTTCCTCCTCACGTTCTCTACAGCCCAAATGTTCATACAGCTGTTGGGGCTTCCCTAAATATCCTTTCTCGTCAAAAGAAAGCGTCGCCTCGGAGACGGGCCCCCGAATGCCCCGTGAGTCGCCCTTGTTGAGTCCTCCATCTGCACAAGAAGGAGATACGGCATACGAAGACGGTTTTCCTGTTGATGATGGTCTTGAAGAAGAGCAACGACAAACCCCTGTCTATGTCATCCCTCCTGCATCAGCAAGTCTTGGTTACCAAGCGGATGGAAGCTTCCCTTACACGACACTATGGGGATACTCCTACCAGCAGCCCCCTGTAGCCGCAATTCCTGTTACAATTCCTTCACCAGCCACGACCTTTCCATCTACGCTGTCTCATTCTGTCATGGAGGGATCTGGTGTTGGGATTCCTCATCAAACGTCATTTTCTACGAGCAGCCCTGAATTTCCTGTTGCTTTTCTGCCCACAACTGTGGTGCCCTTTCCGGCTGCTCCCGCGCCGGAACCATCGCACGTACGGCTCTCCAAGATTCGTTTACCGCCACCCCCCCCACCAGAAATGTCTGAGAGTGAAGGCGCACGGCTGTTGGTCAcgtcgagagaggaagaaacacaacGAGGTCCCCCAACATGGGCGGTTGTCCCCACGCCGACCCATCGAGTCAGGATCGCAGTGCTGCCGGGGCGGCAACCCTCGTCCGGGGGAGATGATGCAGTGCCATGCGAGTCTTGGTGTGGTACTCAGTACTGCTGCGAATGA